A stretch of the Labilithrix sp. genome encodes the following:
- the ubiA gene encoding putative 4-hydroxybenzoate polyprenyltransferase: MLARLRRWSELVAFSHTIFALPFAASAVVLALAQPHEALTAARVLAMLGCMVTARTSAMAFNRFADRDVDAKNPRTKTRPVPSGKVSPREALLLTVVSGALFCLLAATLGFWPMVLAPPVLLVLLGYSLAKRFTWAAHAWLGLALALAPGGAWLATGAAPNLGIVLLMVAVITWLFGFDVLYALQDEAFDRAEGLRSVPARFGAKNAMRMAAVAHVVTVACLAGVAYRLERGPIFLGGVALVAAILVVEHRLVRGKDGNADLTKIPKAFFDCNAYVSMGFFAATLADALVFRR, translated from the coding sequence ATGCTCGCGCGTCTTCGTCGTTGGAGTGAGCTCGTCGCGTTTTCGCATACGATCTTCGCGCTGCCGTTCGCGGCGTCGGCGGTGGTGCTCGCGCTGGCGCAGCCGCACGAGGCGCTGACCGCGGCGCGCGTGCTCGCGATGCTCGGGTGCATGGTCACCGCGCGCACGAGCGCGATGGCGTTCAATCGGTTCGCCGATCGTGACGTCGACGCGAAGAACCCGCGCACCAAGACGCGGCCGGTGCCGTCGGGCAAGGTGTCGCCGCGCGAGGCGCTGCTGCTCACGGTGGTGAGCGGGGCCCTGTTCTGCCTCCTCGCCGCGACGCTCGGCTTCTGGCCGATGGTCCTCGCGCCGCCGGTGCTCCTCGTGCTGCTCGGGTACTCGCTCGCGAAGCGGTTCACGTGGGCCGCGCACGCGTGGCTCGGCCTCGCGCTCGCGCTCGCGCCCGGCGGCGCGTGGCTCGCCACCGGCGCCGCGCCGAACCTCGGCATCGTCCTGCTCATGGTCGCGGTCATCACGTGGCTCTTCGGGTTCGACGTGCTGTACGCGCTGCAGGACGAGGCCTTCGACCGCGCGGAGGGGCTCCGCTCCGTGCCCGCGCGCTTCGGCGCGAAGAACGCGATGCGCATGGCCGCGGTCGCGCACGTGGTCACGGTGGCGTGCCTCGCGGGGGTCGCGTACCGCCTCGAGCGCGGGCCCATCTTCCTCGGCGGGGTCGCGCTCGTCGCGGCGATCCTGGTGGTGGAGCATCGCCTCGTGCGCGGCAAGGACGGCAACGCGGACCTCACGAAGATCCCGAAGGCGTTCTTCGACTGCAACGCGTACGTCAGCATGGGCTTCTTCGCCGCGACGCTCGCCGACGCGCTCGTGTTCCGGCGTTAG
- a CDS encoding amidohydrolase family protein: MSFVVHADHVLRGDAPPLADGAVVVDARGVVVDVGPAAELLPRHRGLATTRIRGVVFPGLVNAHTHVELSNLRGKIAGGRGFVQWVDTLVATRTESTPEDEAEAVELAAADLARFATVAVGEVTNSLAAVAALARTGLAGCVFHEVLGLDRAVVMRRIEGLRAELEERLPSWPTSDLTYAPSPHTLYTLHEDAAKTLLDAARARGLRVSVHLAEHPSERRAVEQGDGPIPDWFVARFKASPAFARVPLFDLAARVGALREGVVLVHLTEARPEELARVAASGASVVFCPRSNLYIEGKLPPLLAARAAGLEVALGTDSLASNASLDVLAEAKALADRFPSVPATDLVAMATWNGARALGRPDLGRIARHANPGLYAVDGDVPSDPATWLLSNLTKPRRCLAPRTGARATHPVTPLAAEAST; encoded by the coding sequence GTGAGCTTCGTCGTCCACGCGGACCACGTGCTGCGTGGGGACGCTCCTCCGCTCGCGGACGGGGCCGTCGTGGTCGACGCGCGCGGCGTCGTGGTCGACGTCGGCCCGGCCGCGGAGCTCCTCCCGCGCCATCGCGGCCTCGCGACGACGCGCATCCGCGGCGTCGTGTTTCCGGGCCTCGTGAACGCGCACACGCACGTCGAGCTCTCGAACCTGCGCGGCAAGATCGCGGGGGGACGCGGCTTCGTGCAGTGGGTCGACACCCTCGTCGCGACGCGCACGGAGTCGACGCCGGAGGACGAGGCGGAGGCGGTCGAGCTCGCGGCGGCGGACCTCGCGCGCTTCGCGACGGTGGCCGTCGGCGAGGTGACGAACTCGCTCGCCGCCGTCGCCGCGCTCGCGCGCACGGGGCTCGCGGGCTGCGTGTTCCACGAGGTGCTCGGCCTCGATCGCGCGGTCGTGATGCGCCGGATCGAGGGTCTCCGCGCGGAGCTCGAGGAGCGCCTGCCGTCGTGGCCGACGAGCGATCTCACCTACGCGCCGTCGCCGCACACGCTCTACACGTTGCACGAGGACGCGGCGAAGACGCTCCTCGACGCCGCGCGCGCGCGTGGCCTCCGCGTCAGCGTGCACCTCGCGGAGCACCCGAGCGAGCGCCGCGCGGTGGAGCAGGGCGACGGCCCGATCCCCGACTGGTTCGTCGCGCGGTTCAAGGCGTCGCCGGCCTTCGCGCGGGTCCCGCTCTTCGATCTCGCGGCGCGGGTCGGCGCGCTGCGCGAGGGCGTCGTCCTCGTGCACCTCACGGAGGCGCGCCCGGAGGAGCTCGCGCGCGTCGCGGCCTCGGGCGCGTCGGTCGTCTTCTGTCCGCGCTCGAACCTCTACATCGAGGGCAAGCTCCCGCCCCTCCTCGCCGCGCGCGCCGCCGGCCTCGAGGTCGCGCTCGGCACGGACTCGCTCGCGTCGAACGCATCCCTCGACGTCCTCGCCGAGGCGAAGGCCCTCGCCGACCGCTTCCCGAGCGTCCCCGCGACCGACCTCGTCGCGATGGCGACCTGGAACGGCGCCCGCGCCCTCGGCCGCCCCGACCTCGGCCGCATCGCGCGCCACGCGAACCCAGGCCTCTACGCCGTCGACGGCGACGTCCCGTCCGACCCCGCAACGTGGCTCCTCTCGAACCTCACAAAGCCACGCCGCTGCCTCGCCCCCCGCACCGGCGCCCGCGCAACGCATCCCGTCACACCGCTCGCCGCGGAGGCGAGCACATGA